From Acidianus brierleyi:
AAAGGTAAAAAGGAGACTCCCAAAATCATAAGAATTACTGTTATAGTTAAAAGTAAAGCTCCAAATGTGGAATAGTATTTTAGCTTACCTTGAACTAATTTTATTTCGTCTATAGATTCTGGATCTATAGACCTGAACAGCTTAAATAATTTCTCAAAATAATGTCCTATTAAAAGCCCTATAGAAAATCCTATAATTCCTAGAATAGCTCCTGAAAATATACATATACCCCATCCCGTAGAGAACAACACATGATATACTTCACTAATGCCTCCAGACCTATAGTAGCCTATAAGGTAGTGTATGAATTCTCCTGCTCCAAATACTATAGTTATCATCCCAGTAGCTTCTATGAAGCTTACTAAAGTAGGAAAGAGATTATACATTAAATCATTAACCGTCTCATTAGAGAGTTTCGAAAGTCTAGGAGCTACAATAACTCCGAATATCATAACAGAGCCGTAGTATATTAGCGAAAAAAATCCATGCATTACATTAAGTATAAACGATATAGGAACCAAATTTGACACCAAAAAAAATCAAAGTGAATATACTAAACATCCAGTAGACGTAATTATAGCTATTATAAACGATAGAGCCATAAGGTACGAAAATGCATAATTATACGTAGCGTAAAATGCTAATCCGCCGGCTGCAGCTAATCCTACAAAAACTACAGTAAGGAGACCTAAGTAGAATAGATCTTTCCTATCGCTAAGATATGACAATGTAAAAAGCAAAACTGCACCTAAACCGCTTAAAAGCGCTAGGCTTAAATGGGCAGAAAGTAGTGCGGCCATCCACGTGGCTGTTAACGGAAATTGATCGTTAAGCATTGCTGTAGTGCCTGCGAGAAATGCGCCCATTAATAAAATTGTTTCTACAGACGATGCAATTAAAACTGGAGTATTCCTACCCAAACGTTCTTCTGTCATGTTCATCAATATAATCTATAAAAGTGTGCTAAATAAATATTTCATTATAATTTCTCATTTTAAAAAATTAAGTTAAATTTAATTTGTTTATCTTCTTAAAGCATAGAATAGTATGGCTGATGTAAATACTATAGTGAAAATAAATCCAGTACCCATTCCTAGTGCATACATTGGTATCGAAAATCCTCCGAAATAGAATAGTCCCATGAAGGCAGCACCTAATACTGATAAGATGTCTAATACCGAAAGAACTCTTAGGGGTAGGTTTCCTGCTCTAGTACTAGAACCATATAGGGAAATCGCAAATATTACATCAAAAGCTGCCGCATATATATGTGCAGTTATTGGAACTCCTAGAAGTGGTAATTTGTATATTGCTATACCCATTCCTGCTACATAGGTTATTATTAAGCAAGCTAACTCTGCTGCCGCTAATGCAGGAGTATATTGATTTCTAGAAAATTTTGATGCCATAGTGTTATATACATCTAAAAGAGATCTAGAGCTCATTAATATCATTTATAAAAAAATGCTATAAAAAGTTTAGTTTTGAAAACTCTAAAAAGTTCAATAAAAATCCTTAAAAAACACAAGGAAGAACGCTGCAGAGGCTAATATAATGTAGAGAGCAGCTGATATTATTGTGGTATTTTCTACTCCTATAGCGGAAGATACAAAAATATCTATTGGAATTGAAAGTATAATAAAGAATAAAACTACTAATATGGTTAATAAAAGCCTACCAGTTAGTTTCATATTTTCACTAAATATATGATAAAAAATCTAACTTATAAATTTTGTGTTATAATAGATGAGAAAACAGTTCCGGTAAAATAACATTTACAGGAGACGAATCCCATAGGATTGTATAGATTATAAAGGCTGCAAATGCCGCAGTAACGCCAAATATTAGACCTACTATAGCAATACCTAATCTGGTCATGATGAACCACCGAAAGTATTTCCGTCACTTTGAACTTTAGTATAACAATTTGTGGGAGTTTGATTCTTTTGAACAATCAACTTAGGACAGCCAGTAGTTTCATCATAGGAATCTAGATAAGCAGCACCGACTAAGTCTGATGGATGATCCATTATAGGCGGAGCATGTAAATTCATAGACACTGCGTATAGATAGTCAGTATTTGAATCCCAGTATAGTTCAACATATGGTAAAGGTCTTACTGTTGGCCCAGTTAAAACTGCAGCGCCGTGCCAAGGATCATATGTAGAACCATGACAATCGCAGTGAATTACACTCTTTGCATTAGCAGATACTGCTGCGTTATAAGCTACTGATGGTAAGAAATTAGGCACTACTCCTCCAGGCTTAAAATATTGCGGAGGATAGAAATGTATTTCTGGTGGGGTACAACCTAGATGTTGACATATTGCACTATATGCTACTATTGATTTATATGGACCTACGCCGCCTGGAAAAGTATAAGTGTGACCATTTTCTGGTATAACCACTGTCGTAGGCTTTATTTCAACGGGCTTGTTATTTTCGTCACCCATATTTATCAGAAAAGTTATGTCTCCCAATAATGGGTACTGGAATAGCATTATTGTAGGATCATTAACTGGAAATTTAGAAGCCTCTATAGGTTTACCGTCAGAATCTACAATTATCATCCATGGGAACTTCTTCAGTGAAACTAATGCAGGATTTAGTGATGATACTAAGGGTACTGCAGAAGCTACCGCCAGTACTCCTATACCTATAAGGAGACCTTTAAGAAATGCTCTTCTACCAGGATCTAATGGACCAGCATTTTTTTCAGCATAGTTAAATAAGTAATCTCTGCCCCTTGCCATGAATTCTCTTTCATCAAATTTTGTATTTCCATTTCTCATCTTCCACAATAGTCGCTTAGCGAAAATGAAATCACTTCTTTTGATAATAATTTTATCATTCATGGCACTATCATGATTTTTAATATCTTTGAGATTTATAAAAACTTTTTCCCGTAATGAAATTAATGAATATAAAAGGAATTAATATATTTTATTTAAAGTTATAAAAAGAAAAATATATTTTATAATTCTAATATTTTCTAAGTTTCCATTCGATTTATTTAAATAATCTAATTAAATTATTTAGATTGTGAAATGTAATATAGTTTAAATATTGTTGATACTATCAAAAACATCATAGTTATTAAAAATAACATTTATAAAGCTAATCCGTACATATTTATCATGATTAAAATGGCTTTCGTTGAAAAAATTAAGGAACATGCAGAATTGAGTTGGTTTATAGTAATGTTAATATTAGTTGCTATTTTTGTAGGGTGGAATATAGTGGGTGTAACTAGTGGGTCAAGCACTAGCTATAGATACGGACTTCCATTATTTAGCGGTATGCCTAAAATAGCTCAAGCCGCAGTAAAATATTTTGAATCACATCCACCAGCTAATGGAGATTCCGAAGTAGTTAACGGAGTACTTGTAGTAAACATGACAGTGACTCAGTTAGGATACAATCCGAATATAATTATTGCTAATGCTAATGAACCAATCGCAATAATATTGCACTCTCCTCAAGTGATAACTGGATTCTTCATGAGATTGCCAGATGGCGTCGTAAATATAAATGCTCCACCCAACTATACAAATTACGTTTATTTTGTAGCACCTAGTACTCCAGGTAATTATACTTGGAGAGATCCAGAATATGCAGGATATAATTTCTCATACTGGACTGGAATTTTAGAGGTGAAGTAATAATGAATTATAAAAACATTATAAAAAACATAATTAATTATATAAAAGATTTTATTAATAAAGCATCAAAAGTTGCAAATCCAAAAGATACTATAGGAATTGTATGGCTTTACTTAATTGGAGCAGTAGCTTGGTTAATTGTTTTAGGTACAGCGGCCATGAATATGAGAACATATCTAGTATACGATCAAAACTCTCCAGCCGTAGGGCCAATCTATTATATGATGCTTACTATACATGGCTGGTCGGCAATGTTAGGCTTAGTTCCAGATGCTGCTCTTGGCATAATTGCTTTTTCGATGTATAAATCTGGACTCTCTGTCGTTCACAGAAAATTAGTAACTTCTATGTTCTGGATTTCCAATCTAGGATTAGTATTTGCATTATTTGGAGGACCGGATATGGGCTGGTACATGTATCCTCCTTTAGCTATTGAGGATAACTCTCTCTTCCAAGCTTTTAGGATTTATCATGGAGCTATGATGGGAGCAGGGTACTTAGCTTTAGCATTTAATAGTGCATGCGGAGCAATAGCAGCATTAACTTTTGTGATAGACGCTTATCTAACTAAGCCTAAGGATAAGAAGATAAACATATTTGCTGCATACGGCGTAGCGTTCTCCCTAATAATAGCTTTAACCCTACCCGCATTAACTGCGTCAGAATTATGGTATGTTCTTGCGATATGGTTACCCACATTAGTTAAAGTGAATCCTCTTCTATGGGTAATATTGTTCTGGTTCTATGGTCATCCAGTAGTTTATTATGTTCCGTTTCCATTATTTGGTGCATTATATTACTATATTCCAATATACGCAAAAAGATCATTATTTAGTGAAAAATGGGCTAGATGGAATATATTTCTATTAGCTATAGGTTCAATGCTTATATGGGTTCATCACTTACAAACTTTCCCTCTACCAGTAGATCTTAGGGCTTGGATTACAGTATCTACCCTAGTCTTGGCTTCTGGCTCTGGATTAACGGTGCTTAATCTTGGCCTAACTATCCTTACATCAAAAGGATATGACTATAAGGATCCGTTAGGTATGACGTTTTTAATAGCTCTAATAGGATTTATAATAGGCGGAGTCCAAGCTTTACCATTACCTATCAATATAATAAACGGCGTAGTACATAATACGTATTATGTTGTGGGGCACTTCCACTTAGTAATATGGACATTAATTTTGGTTGGTTTCACAGGAGTTTTTGTAGATTTGTTAAAATCTACTAATCCCAATCTTAATTTTAGTGCAAAGGCAAAGAAAATTATGCTAATGGGAGTACTATGGTGGACAGTACCATTTGTAGGTGTTGGATATACAATGACTATAGCCGGATATTTGGGTCTATTAAGAAGGGAAATAGCTTACCCTCCCATGTTCTCTTCATATATGCAATTAATGTCGTTCTTAGCAGAAGTAGGTATACCAGGATTAGTGCTAACCATATCTACTGCAATTGCTGAGTATGTAAGGACTAGCAGACCTACTGGTATTTCTATTACAGTACCTTCTATGCCTGGCTCTATGGCATATGTAAATTCTAATGAAAAATTAGTTAAACAGGTGACTTACGCAAATCAAATTAAGAGTAATATTAATAATTTTATATTAAATAAGACTAATTACAAATCTAATGATTTAATAAACTTAAAAGATAATATGAGGAGAACAAATATAGGAGGTGGATAGAATGGGTGAGAATGAGAAGAAAAAAGGATTTTTTGATTTAATTCTAGATAGAGTAGGCATTGAAGAGGCACCTCTATTTAGAACTCCGGATTACATGTATAATGTATCTTATTGGCTAGGAGGATTAGTTGCTGCAAGTTTCATTTATACAGTAATAACTGGTTTAATTCTTCTTTTGCTTTACGAACCAGCAAATGCTTACGGGCAAACTCAAATCATTATACATTCTATTCCATATGGTGCAGTTCTACTTTTCAGCCATTTATACGGAGCATACATAATGATAATTTTAGTCTATATTCACATGTTTAGAAACTTCTTTAAGGGATCATATAAGAAACCTAGAGAGTTACAATGGGTTACTGGAGTATTATTGCTTGCCTTAACTCTAGGTGCATCGTTCTTTGGATATAGTTTAGTAGGAGACGTGCTAGGAATTGATGCAGTAGATATAGGATCTTCGTTATTGATTGGAACAGGATTTCCAGGAGCAACAACTGTAGTTGGTTGGCTGTTCGGTCCAGGGATTGATGCTGTAGAATCTACTAATCCAATAGTTAGAAGCGAATTCTTCGATAGGATTCTAGGATGGCATATAATTCTTGTAGCGTTAATAGGTCTTCTATTCATTTTCCATTTGATGTTATCAGAAAGATATGGAATGACTCCGTCAAAGAAAGAAAAACCTTTTGTTCCAGCTTACTATACAAAGGAAGAGCAACAAAGATTTAACCCGTGGTGGCCAAGAAATTTTGTTTATATGCTATCATTAGTTCTAATGACATGGGGTATAATTTTAATAGTTCCAGATGTTTTAGCCAATTTAAACGGAGCTACAGTATTTGGCCATACTATTGAACTTCCTCTAGTAATTAATCCATTCCCAGCTCCTCAAGCATTTACTGCTGCAGCTATACATACTGCTCCTTATCCTCCATGGTTCTTCTTATTCTTATATAAGTTCGTAGATTTCCTCTTACCTAACGGTTTACCATTACTTCCATCAATGGTAATTGCGATTCTCATAGTTGGTTTAGTAATAATAATGTTGATTCCGTTTTTCGAAAATAGTAATGTTATGTTCCTAAGTAGTAGAAAGTTCTGGACATGGGTTATGTGCGTACTAATTTACTCATTAATCGCGCTATCTTTCTGGGGATATTTTTACCCTGGAGTACCAGCACCCTTTACTGCACAAATGGAAATCCTAGGAATTCCTGCTTTAATAATGGCAGCAATAATTTACTTATTTGGAAGTAGGTCGAAACAAAAGTCTATAAATATATCATCAACTAATTTACCTAGTGTAAGACCTACGACAATATTAGGAACTTCTGTTGTGACATTACTGTTCGCTGGAACTTTCGGAGACTTCCTCCTTAAGCCGTCTTTATTAGGCATATTATTATTATTACCTCTAGGAACATTAGTTTACCATTATATGAGCAAACTAGTAAAAGTTTTTAACTCAACTAGAGTTTCTACTGAACCAGGATTTCCGATAACTAAAAAAATGGCGTTTTTCGCAATTCCTACAATATTCGTTATAACAATATTCCTACTAATATTGATGATAAAGTTACCAAGTGTAGGAGTAGCTAGCACGTATGCAGGCATAGATTTAGGGGTAATATTGTTTCTATGGGGTTACGCAATTAATTTATATCACTATTTGGTATATGTAAAAGATTAGAATAAAAATATTATTTTTTATTTAAATTATAATAGAAAGACTTTTTAATTTATAAACGTATATTATATTATGAAACTTGACAAAGAAAAGGTAAAGTTTTCACATTTCATACCTCCCATTATTCTTCTTGCTTTAGTTTTAAATCCCCTAACTGAGAGTCAAGAGTTTTTACATGAATGGTTATTCATGGTAAGTCACTACGTACTGTTTATAGGAGGACTCCTATTGTCATATAAGGTAATTAAAGGTTCAACATATTGGATAATACCATCTGCATTTTTAGTATCGTTTTGGCACGTTCCTTATTTTTTTGCTCTTGCAGGAGCGTTTACATTTTTTAGGGCACTTAACGATTTTTCATTGATACTGGCTGGAATATTGGCAGGAATCTCAGCATCTAGACTTTCATTGTTCTCTTGGCTTTCATTAATAATAATATGGATGTTGGCAGATACAATACTTTCCATAGTATTTCTATTGGAATTTCCAGCTTATTCTAACGCAGTTTATAAATTTTCTCCCTATAGTGAATCTCAAGAATTTAATACTGCTATATCAATGTGGATAGTAATGTCTGCAATTATAGTATATGTATTCGGTAAATTCTTAAAAGAGTTATTATTTTAAAATGAATAAAATACTGGAAAAATCGATGGTATTTACCTTCTCTAATATTCAGTTATATTTTTAAATAGTTATTTAATAGGTAATTATTATTTTTATGATTGGATAATTTCTTATAACTAATAAATAAAACTTTTAATTCTTCGTATTAAGGCTATTATTTAGGAAGTTTATTTTATTTATCTTATATAAAACATTTGCTAATGCTAAAGATTTTAATAGTCTAGCGAAACTACCTTTTATTGGCATTCCCATAAATACACCAAGAAAGCTATTATTTATTTCTACTACGTCTGCTAGAGATTTCGGATTAAATTTTTCTTCGGAGTCATTTAATGCATTATAGATAGCGTGAACTCCAGATTGCATAGAAACTTCAGCATTAGATGGATACTTTAAAGATGCACATGCACCTGCACCATATACATCCTTATAATCTACTGAGCTTAGATCGTCATTAACTTCCATCTTATAGTTTTTAGTTGTAAAACCTAAGGAATTAAGAATATTAGGACCTCTGATTCCTCCTGCATAAAATATATGATCTGCCGAAAAAGTACCTTGAGTAGTATTTACTTCTTTACCTTTTATTTCATTAACTGCCGTATCTAAAAACAATTCTATTCCTAGTTCAGTTAATATTTTTTCTGCATATAACGATATCTCTTCTGGCATATGAGGTAAAACTCTTTTACCTCTATTTATCAAGATAATTCTTTCTTTACCTTTTATCTTTCCTAAGAGCTCTATTGTACTGCCTATAACTTC
This genomic window contains:
- a CDS encoding Rieske 2Fe-2S domain-containing protein — its product is MNDKIIIKRSDFIFAKRLLWKMRNGNTKFDEREFMARGRDYLFNYAEKNAGPLDPGRRAFLKGLLIGIGVLAVASAVPLVSSLNPALVSLKKFPWMIIVDSDGKPIEASKFPVNDPTIMLFQYPLLGDITFLINMGDENNKPVEIKPTTVVIPENGHTYTFPGGVGPYKSIVAYSAICQHLGCTPPEIHFYPPQYFKPGGVVPNFLPSVAYNAAVSANAKSVIHCDCHGSTYDPWHGAAVLTGPTVRPLPYVELYWDSNTDYLYAVSMNLHAPPIMDHPSDLVGAAYLDSYDETTGCPKLIVQKNQTPTNCYTKVQSDGNTFGGSS
- a CDS encoding DUF1404 domain-containing protein, with amino-acid sequence MKLDKEKVKFSHFIPPIILLALVLNPLTESQEFLHEWLFMVSHYVLFIGGLLLSYKVIKGSTYWIIPSAFLVSFWHVPYFFALAGAFTFFRALNDFSLILAGILAGISASRLSLFSWLSLIIIWMLADTILSIVFLLEFPAYSNAVYKFSPYSESQEFNTAISMWIVMSAIIVYVFGKFLKELLF
- the soxA gene encoding proton pump complex quinol oxidase subunit SoxA, yielding MAFVEKIKEHAELSWFIVMLILVAIFVGWNIVGVTSGSSTSYRYGLPLFSGMPKIAQAAVKYFESHPPANGDSEVVNGVLVVNMTVTQLGYNPNIIIANANEPIAIILHSPQVITGFFMRLPDGVVNINAPPNYTNYVYFVAPSTPGNYTWRDPEYAGYNFSYWTGILEVK
- the soxC gene encoding proton pump complex cytochrome B SoxC, giving the protein MGENEKKKGFFDLILDRVGIEEAPLFRTPDYMYNVSYWLGGLVAASFIYTVITGLILLLLYEPANAYGQTQIIIHSIPYGAVLLFSHLYGAYIMIILVYIHMFRNFFKGSYKKPRELQWVTGVLLLALTLGASFFGYSLVGDVLGIDAVDIGSSLLIGTGFPGATTVVGWLFGPGIDAVESTNPIVRSEFFDRILGWHIILVALIGLLFIFHLMLSERYGMTPSKKEKPFVPAYYTKEEQQRFNPWWPRNFVYMLSLVLMTWGIILIVPDVLANLNGATVFGHTIELPLVINPFPAPQAFTAAAIHTAPYPPWFFLFLYKFVDFLLPNGLPLLPSMVIAILIVGLVIIMLIPFFENSNVMFLSSRKFWTWVMCVLIYSLIALSFWGYFYPGVPAPFTAQMEILGIPALIMAAIIYLFGSRSKQKSINISSTNLPSVRPTTILGTSVVTLLFAGTFGDFLLKPSLLGILLLLPLGTLVYHYMSKLVKVFNSTRVSTEPGFPITKKMAFFAIPTIFVITIFLLILMIKLPSVGVASTYAGIDLGVILFLWGYAINLYHYLVYVKD
- the soxB gene encoding proton pump complex quinol oxidase subunit SoxB codes for the protein MNYKNIIKNIINYIKDFINKASKVANPKDTIGIVWLYLIGAVAWLIVLGTAAMNMRTYLVYDQNSPAVGPIYYMMLTIHGWSAMLGLVPDAALGIIAFSMYKSGLSVVHRKLVTSMFWISNLGLVFALFGGPDMGWYMYPPLAIEDNSLFQAFRIYHGAMMGAGYLALAFNSACGAIAALTFVIDAYLTKPKDKKINIFAAYGVAFSLIIALTLPALTASELWYVLAIWLPTLVKVNPLLWVILFWFYGHPVVYYVPFPLFGALYYYIPIYAKRSLFSEKWARWNIFLLAIGSMLIWVHHLQTFPLPVDLRAWITVSTLVLASGSGLTVLNLGLTILTSKGYDYKDPLGMTFLIALIGFIIGGVQALPLPINIINGVVHNTYYVVGHFHLVIWTLILVGFTGVFVDLLKSTNPNLNFSAKAKKIMLMGVLWWTVPFVGVGYTMTIAGYLGLLRREIAYPPMFSSYMQLMSFLAEVGIPGLVLTISTAIAEYVRTSRPTGISITVPSMPGSMAYVNSNEKLVKQVTYANQIKSNINNFILNKTNYKSNDLINLKDNMRRTNIGGG
- a CDS encoding NAD(P)/FAD-dependent oxidoreductase is translated as MRIVILGGGFAGIAAKCAYENSILIDKEDKFLLTPKLVDTIAKGESALFYRRPDIKAEVLKINFKDKKITTTKGEINYDKLIVALGYQQDLTRIKGAQDHVMKLENFEDALKIREEINKAKSLIVIGGGDLGVEVIGSTIELLGKIKGKERIILINRGKRVLPHMPEEISLYAEKILTELGIELFLDTAVNEIKGKEVNTTQGTFSADHIFYAGGIRGPNILNSLGFTTKNYKMEVNDDLSSVDYKDVYGAGACASLKYPSNAEVSMQSGVHAIYNALNDSEEKFNPKSLADVVEINNSFLGVFMGMPIKGSFARLLKSLALANVLYKINKINFLNNSLNTKN